From a single Brassica rapa cultivar Chiifu-401-42 chromosome A01, CAAS_Brap_v3.01, whole genome shotgun sequence genomic region:
- the LOC103839647 gene encoding cell wall / vacuolar inhibitor of fructosidase 1 → MMKTMMMMAMMMGVAMGDIVDKTCKQTPDYSLCLSLLRSDPRSSSADTVGLGLILVDKIKALGTETLGQINMAYKTKPMLKKPLDECNLRYKTIVDVDVHTAIIAIRGNPKFAEGAIVDAGVEASVCEGGFPKGQSPITGLTQKMNKICDVTRAIVRMLL, encoded by the exons ATGAtgaagacgatgatgatgatggcaaTGATGATGGGAGTTGCGATGGGAGATATTGTAGATAAGACATGCAAACAGACACCTGACTACAGTCtttgtctctctctccttcGCTCCGATCCACGTAGTTCCTCCGCCGACACCGTCGGCCTTGGTCTCATTCTCGTCGACAAGATCAAG GCTCTAGGGACTGAAACTCTTGGGCAGATCAACATGGCGTACAAAACAAAACCCATGCTCAAAAAACCACTGGATGAATGTAATCTGAGATACAAGACGATCGTAGACGTTGACGTCCACACAGCCATTATAGCTATCAGAGGAAACCCTAAGTTTGCGGAGGGTGCAATTGTTGACGCCGGCGTTGAAGCCTCCGTCTGCGAAGGAGGGTTTCCCAAAGGCCAATCTCCAATAACCGGTTTGACCCAGAAAATGAACAAGATCTGCGATGTAACCAGAGCCATCGTCCGCATGTTGCTCTGA
- the LOC103839629 gene encoding uncharacterized protein LOC103839629, translating into MGMSLDFDVDLEKGLVHCVNESPEKPLIPTSTDNKPVITAEETVGSLENDATPVQSAISKPGWGRGDRKENRKKSASKPPRPPRGPSLDAADRKLIREIAELAILKRARVERMRALKKSRAAKAASAASSLGNVLATLLTVIFFFVLVLQGLSPRAADSSGRSPLVDTGKANGGFVSVQYAGTPSASEPDGGYTGPGLAQRLPNLLKPVSGLKRR; encoded by the exons ATGGGAATGAGTCTCGATTTTGATGTCGATCTTGAGAAAGGACTCGTCCACTGCGTCAATGAATCGCCGGAGAAGCCATTGATACCGACTTCTACAGATAACAAACCGGTAATAACCGCAGAAGAAACCGTCGGTTCGTTAGAAAACGACGCGACTCCGGTTCAGTCTGCGATCAGTAAACCGGGATGGGGAAGGGGCGATCGGAAGGAGAACCGCAAGAAATCAGCGTCGAAGCCTCCCCGTCCGCCGCGCGGACCGTCTCTAGACGCAGCGGACCGGAAGCTGATAAGAGAGATCGCTGAACTGGCGATACTGAAACGCGCGAGGGTCGAACGTATGAGAGCTTTGAAGAAATCGAGAGCGGCTAAAGCTGCGTCTGCGGCTTCTTCTCTCGGGAATGTACTGGCCACGCTTCTCACCGTTATATTCTTCTTTGTCCTCGTTTTGCAAG GATTATCTCCGAGAGCAGCCGATAGCTCCGGGAGATCTCCGTTAGTAGACACCGGAAAAGCTAATGGTGGTTTTGTTTCGGTTCAATATGCGGGAACTCCGTCTGCGAGTGAACCGGATGGTGGTTATACCGGTCCGGGTTTAGCACAGAGATTACCGAA TTTACTAAAACCGGTTTCCGGTTTGAAAAGAAGATGA
- the LOC103839639 gene encoding cell wall / vacuolar inhibitor of fructosidase 1: MKNSSAVTSPLSLSLFLLFLLPFLAQSSDDLIDTICKATPFFDLCEASLRPLSPSPPDTKSIASAMANVVLGNMTDTLGYIQSLIRHSQDPAAERALAQCAEVYRPVVRFNIPQAIEAMGRGEFGFAMYVLGDAQKQSDSCQKWINSAGADDESSVPLTARNKLVKNLCDVEISVIKSLMNGR; encoded by the coding sequence ATGAAAAACTCCTCCGCCGTCACATCACCACTGTCTCTCtccctcttcctcctcttcctcctacCGTTTCTAGCTCAATCCTCCGATGATCTGATCGACACGATCTGCAAAGCGACACCATTCTTTGACCTCTGTGAAGCTTCTCTCCGCCCTCTCTCTCCCTCACCTCCCGATACCAAGTCTATAGCTTCCGCAATGGCCAACGTTGTGCTCGGAAACATGACCGATACCTTAGGATATATTCAATCACTCATCAGACATTCTCAAGATCCGGCCGCGGAACGAGCGCTGGCTCAGTGCGCCGAGGTGTACCGGCCGGTGGTCCGGTTCAACATTCCTCAGGCCATCGAAGCAATGGGGCGAGGGGAGTTCGGATTCGCGATGTATGTCCTCGGAGACGCCCAGAAACAGTCTGATTCTTGTCAGAAATGGATCAATAGTGCCGGCGCCGACGATGAAAGCTCGGTACCTCTTACGGCTAGAAACAAGCTGGTTAAGAATCTTTGTGACGTGGAGATATCTGTGATTAAGTCTCTAATGAATGGTCGTTAA